In the Chlorobium limicola DSM 245 genome, one interval contains:
- the yidD gene encoding membrane protein insertion efficiency factor YidD, whose protein sequence is MKSMSFWRIVNLAPMALIRFYRTYLSVLLGPSCKYYPTCSQYALDAYGEHNFFYASWLTIWRVLRCNPFSKGGYDPVPLKSVKSQDNLKEGNNG, encoded by the coding sequence ATGAAGAGCATGTCATTCTGGAGGATAGTCAATCTGGCGCCGATGGCTTTGATCAGGTTTTACCGTACCTATCTTTCCGTTCTGCTCGGTCCGTCATGCAAGTATTATCCCACCTGTTCGCAATATGCTCTTGATGCGTACGGAGAGCATAATTTTTTTTATGCTTCCTGGCTGACAATCTGGCGGGTGCTTCGCTGCAATCCTTTTTCAAAAGGCGGTTATGATCCGGTGCCGTTGAAATCCGTTAAATCTCAGGATAATTTAAAAGAAGGCAATAATGGATAG